In Capillimicrobium parvum, a genomic segment contains:
- a CDS encoding M20 family metallopeptidase, translated as MDERLLAERLITYDTASKDGLRAAAGFVKGWLEARDIRVVDGVHQGLPVIMAEVGPTGPGVPRVIFHGHVDVVPAHPGQFEPRVEGDRLYGRGAYDMKGALATMMLALRDVGGQGAVNVRFVCVPDEESDDVDSRSIDALVAGPLGDADFAVTGEPTDLHIGVQAKGVLAVRVEVHGRAAHGSTPWLGDNAILKAHDVFRRIETLPFSRMSSDLFDRPSINLSRIAGGDAFNKVPDSCWVDVDIRYLPNQDPGEILAQIRSIADLEIVRCFNRVPAIVSRSNPYVLALRAAVGRAVEGDALSVGRDGASDAVSFLEHGIPAVEFGPVGGGHHGPEEWVSLSSLQRYRAALGTLVDELPAALREAAQPQPLRVVSYDGGRVAR; from the coding sequence ATGGACGAGCGCCTCCTGGCCGAGCGCCTCATCACGTACGACACCGCGTCCAAGGATGGGCTCCGCGCCGCCGCCGGGTTCGTCAAGGGCTGGCTCGAGGCGCGCGACATCCGCGTCGTCGACGGCGTGCATCAGGGCCTGCCGGTCATCATGGCCGAGGTCGGGCCGACGGGCCCCGGCGTCCCGCGCGTGATCTTCCACGGCCACGTCGACGTCGTCCCCGCCCACCCCGGCCAGTTCGAGCCGCGCGTCGAGGGCGACCGCCTGTACGGCCGCGGCGCCTACGACATGAAGGGCGCGCTCGCCACGATGATGCTCGCGTTGCGCGACGTCGGCGGCCAGGGTGCGGTCAACGTGCGCTTCGTCTGCGTCCCCGACGAGGAGTCCGACGACGTCGACTCGCGCTCGATCGACGCGCTCGTCGCCGGGCCGCTCGGCGACGCCGACTTCGCGGTGACCGGCGAGCCCACGGATCTGCACATCGGCGTGCAGGCGAAGGGGGTCCTGGCCGTCCGCGTCGAAGTCCACGGCAGAGCGGCGCACGGATCGACGCCCTGGCTCGGCGACAACGCGATCCTCAAGGCGCACGACGTGTTCCGCCGCATCGAGACGCTGCCCTTCAGCCGGATGAGCTCCGACCTCTTCGACCGCCCCTCCATCAACCTCTCCCGGATCGCCGGCGGCGACGCCTTCAACAAGGTCCCGGACAGCTGCTGGGTCGACGTGGACATCCGGTACCTGCCCAACCAGGATCCGGGCGAGATCCTGGCCCAGATCCGCTCGATCGCCGACCTCGAGATCGTGCGCTGCTTCAACCGGGTGCCGGCGATCGTCTCCCGCAGCAACCCGTACGTGCTGGCGTTGCGCGCCGCCGTCGGGCGGGCGGTCGAGGGCGACGCGCTGTCCGTCGGCCGCGACGGCGCGTCGGACGCGGTGAGCTTCCTCGAGCACGGGATCCCCGCAGTCGAGTTCGGCCCGGTCGGCGGCGGCCACCACGGGCCGGAGGAGTGGGTGTCGCTGTCGTCGCTGCAGCGCTACCGCGCAGCGCTCGGCACGCTCGTCGACGAGCTGCCGGCGGCGCTGCGCGAGGCCGCGCAGCCGCAGCCGCTGCGGGTCGTCTCCTACGACGGCGGCCGGGTGGCCCGGTGA